Proteins encoded together in one Gemmatimonadota bacterium DH-78 window:
- a CDS encoding M23 family metallopeptidase: MDLLTALIVAGLLGGGAAADPAIPAAAPAADPAAAPPTLAAELSWLPERPVQGHLVRLVVTPSAGESLTDIAGEVGGEPVHFEPAAGGRWTALAPVPVDTEGTLSLRLQATDGRGTTTELSAEMPVEAGDYRHERLSVAPRLGSSLNAADQAHLDRDRAKAAEVARQAHASPRLWTSERVIPREDRVTSGFGNGRVFNGQVSSRHLGLDLDGDPGDVIVAPTRGVVALVDTFLLAGNIVYLNHGGGLVSGYFHLSEALVAEGDTVTAGTPIGRVGATGRVTGPHLHWVVRIGSTSLDPRSLLDLPLDATFDRVPGGR; encoded by the coding sequence ATGGATCTGCTCACCGCTCTGATCGTGGCCGGCCTCCTCGGAGGCGGTGCCGCGGCCGATCCGGCCATCCCGGCTGCCGCCCCCGCGGCCGATCCGGCTGCCGCCCCACCCACCCTGGCCGCCGAACTCTCCTGGCTGCCCGAGCGTCCGGTGCAGGGGCATCTGGTGCGGTTGGTCGTCACCCCCTCCGCCGGTGAGTCGCTGACCGACATCGCGGGCGAGGTCGGCGGCGAGCCGGTGCACTTCGAGCCCGCGGCCGGGGGCCGGTGGACGGCGCTCGCTCCGGTGCCGGTGGATACCGAGGGGACGCTGTCGTTGCGGCTGCAGGCGACCGACGGGCGGGGCACCACGACCGAGCTCTCGGCGGAGATGCCGGTCGAGGCCGGCGACTACCGGCACGAGCGGCTGTCGGTGGCGCCGCGCCTGGGGTCTTCGCTGAACGCCGCCGACCAGGCGCACCTCGATCGGGACCGGGCGAAGGCCGCCGAGGTGGCGCGGCAGGCGCACGCCTCGCCCCGCCTCTGGACCTCGGAGCGGGTGATTCCCCGTGAGGATCGGGTCACCAGCGGCTTCGGCAACGGCCGGGTGTTCAACGGCCAGGTGTCGAGCCGGCACCTCGGCCTCGACCTCGACGGCGACCCCGGCGATGTGATCGTGGCCCCCACCCGGGGCGTGGTGGCCCTCGTCGACACCTTCCTGCTCGCCGGCAACATCGTCTATCTGAACCACGGCGGTGGACTGGTGAGCGGCTACTTCCATCTGAGCGAGGCGCTGGTGGCCGAGGGCGACACGGTCACGGCGGGCACCCCGATCGGCCGCGTGGGGGCCACCGGTCGCGTGACCGGCCCGCACCTGCACTGGGTGGTCCGGATCGGCTCGACCAGCCTCGACCCGCGCAGCCTGCTCGACCTGCCCCTCGACGCCACCTTCGACCGGGTGCCCGGCGGGCGGTGA
- a CDS encoding alpha/beta fold hydrolase, which produces MRTERITFTGAQGDDLSARVDRPIDGRARAWLLFAHCFTCSKDLRAVGNLTHALNQEGIGVFRFDFTGLGQSEGEFADTTLSSNVDDLRAAAAWMEEHLEAPAILVGHSFGGAAVILAARHLPSVRAVATIGAPFDPRHVKHLFAESLDEIERAGAADVSIAGRRFTLSSEFVRDLDSSAMETAIRELRRPLLVLHSPIDQTVGVDNARAIYEAARHPKSFVSLDDADHLLLDERDSRYVGTVLAAWVERYLAPRPERGRAESELADDAVVTRTPGDTFRTEVLARGHALLADEPAAVGGDDLGPTPYDLLAAALGACTSMTLGMYARRKGWPLEEATVQVRHTRIHARDSEGCDDREPRMDRLSREITLEGDLDADQRERLMEIADRCPVHRTLSAGVEIETRPAGGSAEPS; this is translated from the coding sequence GTGCGAACCGAACGCATCACCTTCACCGGCGCGCAGGGCGACGACCTCAGCGCACGGGTGGATCGCCCCATCGATGGCCGGGCGCGCGCCTGGCTGCTCTTCGCCCACTGCTTCACCTGCTCGAAGGATCTGCGCGCGGTGGGGAACCTCACGCACGCGCTCAACCAGGAGGGGATCGGGGTCTTCCGGTTCGACTTCACCGGTCTCGGGCAGAGCGAGGGCGAGTTCGCCGATACCACCCTGTCGTCGAATGTCGACGACCTGCGGGCGGCCGCCGCCTGGATGGAGGAGCATCTGGAGGCGCCGGCGATTCTCGTGGGGCACTCCTTCGGGGGGGCGGCGGTGATCCTGGCGGCCCGGCATCTGCCGTCGGTGCGGGCGGTGGCGACGATCGGGGCGCCGTTCGACCCGCGCCATGTGAAGCATCTCTTCGCCGAGTCCCTCGATGAGATCGAGAGGGCGGGCGCGGCCGACGTCTCGATCGCGGGGCGGCGCTTCACCCTGTCGAGCGAGTTCGTGCGGGACCTCGACTCGTCTGCGATGGAGACGGCGATCCGCGAACTTCGGCGACCGCTGCTGGTGCTGCACTCGCCGATCGACCAGACGGTGGGGGTGGACAACGCCCGCGCGATCTACGAGGCGGCGCGCCATCCCAAGAGCTTCGTCTCGCTCGACGACGCCGATCACCTGCTGCTCGACGAGCGCGACTCGCGCTACGTGGGCACGGTGCTGGCCGCCTGGGTCGAGCGCTACCTGGCGCCGCGGCCGGAGCGCGGTCGAGCCGAGTCGGAACTCGCCGACGACGCCGTCGTGACCCGCACGCCGGGCGACACCTTCCGTACCGAGGTGCTGGCTCGCGGCCACGCCCTCCTCGCCGACGAGCCGGCGGCGGTCGGGGGCGACGACCTCGGCCCCACCCCCTACGATCTGCTGGCGGCGGCGCTCGGCGCGTGCACCTCGATGACCCTCGGCATGTATGCGCGACGCAAGGGCTGGCCGCTGGAAGAGGCCACGGTGCAGGTGCGCCACACCCGGATCCACGCCCGCGACAGCGAGGGGTGCGACGACCGGGAGCCGCGCATGGATCGACTCTCCCGCGAGATCACCCTGGAGGGCGACCTCGATGCGGATCAGCGCGAGCGCCTGATGGAGATCGCCGACCGCTGTCCGGTGCATCGCACGCTGTCGGCCGGGGTGGAGATCGAGACGCGCCCGGCCGGAGGGTCCGCCGAGCCATCCTGA
- a CDS encoding helix-turn-helix transcriptional regulator produces the protein MNAPAPSPLTHVVYHILLALTGDPRHGYGIIKDVATDTDGAVEIEAGTLYAAIKRLRDDGWIAEVAAPAGADARRRYYTITAEGRRVLEAESMRLAGMVELARRARILS, from the coding sequence ATGAACGCTCCCGCCCCGTCGCCGCTGACCCACGTGGTCTACCACATCCTGCTCGCTCTCACCGGCGACCCCCGCCACGGCTACGGCATCATCAAGGATGTCGCCACCGATACCGACGGCGCGGTGGAGATCGAGGCCGGCACCCTGTACGCGGCGATCAAGCGACTGCGCGACGACGGGTGGATCGCGGAGGTCGCGGCCCCCGCTGGAGCCGATGCGCGGCGGCGCTACTACACGATCACCGCCGAAGGACGACGGGTGCTCGAGGCCGAGTCCATGCGACTGGCCGGCATGGTCGAGCTCGCGCGGCGGGCCCGCATCCTGTCGTAG
- a CDS encoding ABC transporter permease: MPTPRGALRLFDLLAQLLPSHFRREFGGEMRRAVEERWADHRGRGWRAGCRFWLRQWSAVVWVALTLRWQRNRRPREREGTMTGGLHHDVKLALRGLLRRPGFVLLTLGTLGLGIGASTAVFSAVHAVLLRSLPYADAERAVVVIQRDAETGERGNGLSASNARDLTQRSDALETAAVAEPWGADLEVEGRVESLRAWRVSEGWFDAVGTTPVHGRLFTPEEYRPDGPPVVALGERSWRARFGADPDIVGRTVVLDGEGATVVGIVPGDFKFPDEVEFWAPRPPQSFDDQQRTADYMTGIARLAPGVELDAARAEVERIAQALARDYPESNTAQAFDLVPLREYLFGDVRTPLMVVLAAVALVMMIACANVAGLMIARGLHRSREFAVRRALGATTGRITRQLAVESALLAVGGGVVGLGLATLGVDAIRALGAGHLPRIEELRIDATVLAFAVAVSIVSALVAGVVPSLGLSRTAPARALGDGARGSTAGRGIGRSGRRLVVAEIALATVLVVGAGLLVRSLSTVLERDLGFASEGRLAVQVFAYDVEGGTPVFIREMTDAFESLPGVRSVAVTSSIPGATDGTLASIDIDLGFTVLDRPAPPVGQEPTAAITQISPGFFATMGMPLLEGRDFEAFDAADTRPVVVVNETLARRHFGDTSPLGRSLVIGFRPVEREIVGVVADVRPSGHESNPRPEVYFPIAQFPTSSLTFVLHGDGAAEALIAPAREAVWEVRPSLAIWGMATVDELLGTWLQERRFHLMLLGSFAVVALLLATVGTYSLVSLGVERRVAELGIRRALGGGDARILRMIVGETARLAAVGVALGAFGAFVTTRYLRSMLFGVEPTDPATFVSVAGVVLLAASLGAVIPALRAIRTDPNRAIRRS, encoded by the coding sequence ATGCCCACCCCCCGCGGCGCTCTGCGCCTCTTCGACCTGCTCGCCCAGCTTCTGCCGTCGCATTTCCGGCGCGAGTTCGGCGGGGAGATGCGGCGCGCCGTGGAAGAGCGCTGGGCCGACCACCGGGGGCGGGGGTGGCGAGCGGGGTGCCGCTTCTGGTTGAGGCAGTGGAGCGCGGTGGTGTGGGTGGCCCTCACCCTGCGATGGCAGCGGAATCGACGACCACGGGAACGGGAGGGGACGATGACGGGCGGACTGCACCACGACGTCAAGCTGGCACTTCGGGGACTCCTGCGCAGACCCGGATTCGTGCTGCTCACCCTGGGCACCCTCGGGCTCGGAATCGGCGCCTCCACGGCCGTCTTCAGCGCCGTGCACGCGGTGCTCCTGCGCTCCCTGCCGTACGCCGATGCCGAGCGGGCGGTGGTGGTGATCCAGCGCGACGCCGAGACCGGAGAGCGCGGCAACGGACTGTCGGCGTCCAACGCCCGCGATCTCACCCAACGCAGTGACGCGCTCGAGACGGCGGCGGTGGCCGAGCCCTGGGGCGCCGACCTCGAGGTGGAGGGGCGGGTGGAAAGCCTGCGGGCCTGGCGGGTGTCGGAGGGGTGGTTCGACGCGGTGGGCACGACACCGGTGCACGGCCGCCTCTTCACCCCGGAGGAGTACCGCCCCGACGGCCCGCCCGTGGTGGCGTTGGGCGAGCGCAGCTGGCGCGCCCGCTTCGGCGCCGACCCCGACATCGTCGGGCGCACGGTGGTGCTCGACGGCGAAGGGGCGACGGTGGTCGGCATCGTGCCCGGCGACTTCAAGTTTCCCGACGAGGTGGAGTTCTGGGCGCCCCGGCCCCCGCAGAGCTTCGACGATCAGCAGCGCACCGCCGACTACATGACGGGCATCGCCCGCCTGGCCCCCGGAGTGGAGCTCGACGCCGCCCGCGCCGAGGTCGAGCGGATCGCGCAGGCGCTCGCCCGCGACTACCCGGAGTCGAACACGGCCCAAGCCTTCGATCTCGTGCCGCTGCGCGAGTACCTCTTCGGCGATGTTCGGACACCCCTCATGGTGGTGCTCGCCGCCGTGGCGCTGGTGATGATGATCGCCTGCGCGAATGTGGCGGGGCTGATGATCGCTCGGGGACTCCATCGCAGCCGGGAGTTCGCGGTGCGCAGGGCGCTGGGCGCCACCACCGGTCGCATCACCCGCCAGTTGGCGGTGGAGAGCGCGCTGCTCGCGGTGGGGGGCGGCGTCGTGGGACTCGGTCTGGCCACACTGGGCGTCGACGCGATCCGCGCCCTCGGCGCCGGGCACCTGCCCCGGATCGAGGAGCTGCGGATCGACGCCACCGTGCTCGCCTTCGCGGTGGCGGTCTCGATCGTGAGCGCCCTGGTGGCGGGTGTCGTGCCCTCGCTCGGGCTGTCGCGCACCGCCCCGGCGCGAGCGCTCGGCGACGGGGCCCGGGGCTCCACCGCGGGACGCGGGATCGGGCGCTCCGGGCGGAGGCTCGTGGTGGCCGAGATCGCCCTGGCCACCGTGCTGGTGGTCGGGGCCGGACTGCTGGTGCGCAGCCTGTCGACGGTGCTCGAGCGCGACCTCGGCTTCGCGAGCGAGGGCCGGCTCGCGGTGCAGGTGTTCGCCTACGACGTGGAGGGTGGCACCCCGGTCTTCATTCGCGAGATGACCGACGCCTTCGAATCGCTGCCCGGTGTGCGGTCGGTGGCCGTCACCTCGTCGATCCCGGGCGCCACCGACGGCACCCTCGCGTCCATCGACATCGACCTCGGCTTCACGGTGCTCGACCGCCCGGCTCCCCCCGTGGGGCAGGAGCCCACCGCGGCGATCACCCAGATCTCGCCCGGCTTCTTCGCCACGATGGGCATGCCGCTGCTCGAAGGCCGAGACTTCGAGGCCTTCGATGCCGCCGACACCCGTCCGGTGGTCGTCGTGAACGAGACCCTCGCCCGCCGGCACTTCGGCGACACGTCGCCCCTCGGGCGGAGCCTGGTGATCGGCTTCCGGCCCGTCGAGCGCGAGATCGTCGGGGTAGTGGCCGATGTGCGGCCGAGCGGTCACGAGTCGAATCCCCGGCCCGAGGTGTACTTCCCCATCGCCCAGTTCCCCACCTCGTCGCTCACCTTCGTGCTGCACGGGGATGGCGCCGCGGAGGCCCTGATCGCCCCGGCCCGCGAGGCGGTGTGGGAGGTGCGACCGTCGCTGGCGATCTGGGGAATGGCCACCGTCGACGAACTGCTCGGCACCTGGCTGCAGGAGCGGCGGTTCCACCTGATGCTGCTCGGATCGTTCGCCGTCGTGGCGCTGCTGCTGGCCACGGTAGGCACCTACTCCCTCGTGAGCCTCGGGGTGGAGCGGCGGGTGGCCGAACTGGGCATTCGCCGTGCGCTGGGCGGCGGCGATGCGCGCATTCTCCGCATGATCGTGGGCGAGACCGCCCGACTGGCCGCCGTGGGTGTGGCGCTGGGGGCGTTCGGCGCCTTCGTCACCACGCGCTACCTGCGCTCGATGCTCTTCGGCGTCGAGCCCACCGATCCCGCGACCTTCGTGTCGGTGGCCGGAGTGGTGCTGCTCGCCGCCTCGCTGGGAGCGGTGATCCCGGCCCTGCGCGCGATCCGCACCGATCCCAACCGCGCGATACGCCGGAGCTGA
- a CDS encoding DUF4256 domain-containing protein — MGAERTLKTGEREELLATLEERFLAHAARHPDLEWAEVRSRLDARPEALWSLAEMERTGGEPDVVGCDEATGELLFCDCARESPKGRRSICYDGAARKARKKHAPDSSAVEMATAMGVELLDEDQYRALQALGPVDTKTSSWVKTPPAMRERGGGLFGDHRFGRVFFYHNGVESYYAARGFRGVLRV; from the coding sequence ATGGGCGCCGAACGCACGCTGAAGACCGGGGAACGCGAGGAGCTTCTCGCCACCCTCGAGGAGCGGTTCCTCGCCCACGCCGCCCGCCATCCGGACCTCGAGTGGGCCGAGGTCCGATCCCGGCTCGACGCACGCCCGGAGGCGCTGTGGTCGCTCGCCGAGATGGAGCGCACCGGGGGCGAGCCCGATGTGGTCGGCTGCGACGAGGCCACGGGCGAACTGCTCTTCTGCGACTGTGCCCGCGAGAGTCCGAAGGGGCGCCGCAGCATCTGCTACGACGGGGCGGCCCGGAAGGCACGCAAGAAGCACGCGCCCGACAGCAGCGCGGTGGAGATGGCCACCGCGATGGGGGTGGAACTGCTCGACGAGGACCAGTACCGGGCGCTCCAGGCGCTCGGCCCCGTCGACACGAAGACGTCGAGCTGGGTGAAGACGCCGCCGGCCATGCGGGAGCGGGGCGGCGGCCTCTTCGGCGACCACCGCTTCGGCCGCGTCTTCTTCTACCACAACGGGGTGGAGTCGTACTACGCGGCCCGCGGCTTTCGCGGCGTGCTGCGGGTGTAG